A window from Bacteroidota bacterium encodes these proteins:
- a CDS encoding T9SS type A sorting domain-containing protein, with protein sequence MRRLLLLPLLLALPAAAQTDVIPNASFDVWSALDPAGWLASNDAEMTFRTVDPVADARSGPLAAQMSVTPVPGFPQIPIPPAMETCAPSAVCRDNPEFENAAFPVSQRHEAFCGYYKASLLDGDKILLGTFMTVGDEEPVAVLNQATGDGFITENAADWTRFIKPFTYVSDETPTDGVVVFSIVAGSFPSQDVPTVGSTATLDDLYYCNLDGAPTGGGDGGLDSGDALLIIDDAGDPAFADLNVEGLLGSLGFDVLVRSDEAATNADADDKAIILISGSVDPAVLTAGYDQTAVPLILWEPALYGDLRLTAASAFGSTGAVTDVEITNEDHPIAVGFALGDTTVYALASPMTFGQPGGDAVTVGTADGQAVLFAYDDGAAMASGTAPARRVGFFADNDGLGEATGAGIQLLENAIIWAADLDLPVASDPVPGATPSTLTLTANFPNPFAASTTLEYALPEAGPVSLAVYDALGRRVAVLTDETQAAGRYRAAWNAGGLAAGVYLAVLRAGGQVQTRRMLLMR encoded by the coding sequence ATGCGCCGACTGCTTCTGCTCCCGCTCCTCCTCGCGCTGCCCGCTGCAGCGCAGACCGACGTGATCCCCAACGCCAGCTTCGACGTGTGGAGCGCCCTCGACCCCGCCGGATGGCTCGCGAGCAACGATGCGGAGATGACATTCCGCACCGTGGACCCAGTGGCCGATGCCCGCAGTGGACCCCTCGCTGCGCAGATGAGCGTGACCCCCGTGCCGGGCTTTCCCCAGATCCCGATCCCTCCGGCGATGGAAACGTGCGCGCCCTCGGCGGTCTGCCGGGACAACCCGGAGTTTGAGAACGCCGCCTTCCCGGTCTCGCAGCGGCACGAAGCCTTCTGCGGCTACTACAAGGCTTCGCTGCTGGACGGTGACAAGATCCTGCTCGGGACGTTCATGACGGTCGGCGATGAAGAACCCGTCGCCGTTCTAAACCAGGCTACGGGGGACGGCTTCATCACCGAGAACGCCGCCGACTGGACCCGATTCATCAAGCCCTTCACCTACGTCTCCGACGAGACGCCGACCGATGGGGTGGTCGTGTTCTCGATTGTCGCCGGGAGCTTTCCGAGCCAGGACGTGCCCACGGTCGGCTCGACGGCAACGTTGGACGACCTGTACTACTGCAACCTCGACGGCGCGCCGACCGGGGGCGGCGATGGCGGCCTCGACAGCGGCGACGCGCTCCTCATCATCGACGACGCCGGCGACCCAGCCTTCGCCGACCTGAACGTCGAGGGCCTGCTCGGCTCGCTCGGCTTCGACGTGCTCGTGCGCTCCGACGAAGCGGCGACGAACGCCGACGCCGACGACAAAGCGATCATCCTGATCTCCGGCTCGGTCGATCCCGCCGTGCTGACGGCGGGCTACGACCAGACGGCTGTGCCGCTCATCCTCTGGGAGCCGGCGTTGTATGGCGACCTGCGCCTCACCGCCGCCTCGGCCTTCGGCTCGACGGGCGCGGTGACGGACGTGGAGATCACGAACGAGGACCACCCGATTGCCGTCGGCTTCGCGCTCGGCGACACGACGGTCTACGCCCTCGCCTCGCCGATGACGTTCGGGCAGCCGGGCGGCGACGCGGTCACGGTCGGGACCGCCGACGGGCAGGCCGTGCTCTTCGCCTACGACGACGGCGCGGCGATGGCGAGCGGCACGGCTCCGGCCCGCCGCGTCGGGTTCTTCGCCGACAACGACGGCCTGGGCGAGGCGACCGGCGCGGGCATCCAACTCCTGGAGAACGCCATCATCTGGGCCGCCGACCTCGACCTGCCGGTAGCCTCGGATCCCGTTCCGGGTGCGACGCCGAGCACGCTCACCCTCACGGCTAATTTTCCCAACCCGTTCGCCGCTTCGACGACGCTAGAGTATGCGCTGCCCGAGGCCGGTCCCGTCTCGCTCGCGGTCTACGACGCACTGGGCCGCCGCGTGGCCGTACTCACTGACGAGACACAGGCGGCAGGCCGGTACCGGGCCGCGTGGAACGCTGGCGGCCTCGCAGCAGGCGTTTACCTCGCGGTGCTCCGAGCGGGCGGGCAGGTGCAGACGCGCCGGATGCTGCTGATGCGATGA
- a CDS encoding Mrp/NBP35 family ATP-binding protein, protein MARNETSKPGAAPQPPGPGGVKNIIAVASGKGGVGKSTVAANLAVALAEQGAAVGLADTDIYGPSVPLMFGVGPGEKPRVNEKRKIIPLQKHGVKLLSMGFLVDETQAVVWRGPMVSSAVRQFLNDADWGALDYLILDLPPGTGDIQLTIVQTAPLTGAVIVSTPQEVALADARKGVAMFGNVNVPVLGVVENMAYFTPPDMPERKYYLFGQGGARRLAEDLGLPLLGEVPIEQATREAGDRGTPIVTAQPESASAQAFRRIAEHAAEQVAVRNADLPATQPIEILYR, encoded by the coding sequence ATGGCACGGAACGAGACGAGCAAGCCGGGGGCCGCGCCGCAGCCGCCCGGCCCCGGCGGGGTCAAGAACATCATCGCCGTGGCGAGCGGCAAGGGCGGCGTCGGCAAGAGCACGGTGGCCGCCAACCTCGCGGTCGCCCTCGCCGAGCAGGGCGCGGCCGTCGGCCTGGCCGACACCGACATCTACGGCCCGTCCGTCCCGCTGATGTTCGGGGTGGGGCCGGGCGAGAAGCCGCGCGTGAACGAGAAGCGCAAGATCATTCCGCTGCAAAAGCACGGCGTCAAGCTCCTCTCGATGGGCTTCCTCGTCGACGAGACCCAGGCCGTCGTCTGGCGCGGCCCGATGGTGTCGTCCGCCGTCCGCCAGTTCCTGAACGACGCCGACTGGGGCGCGCTCGACTACCTCATCCTCGACCTCCCGCCTGGCACTGGGGACATCCAGCTCACGATTGTCCAGACCGCTCCGCTGACCGGGGCCGTGATCGTCTCGACACCGCAGGAGGTGGCGCTCGCGGACGCGCGCAAAGGCGTCGCGATGTTCGGCAACGTCAACGTGCCGGTGCTCGGGGTGGTCGAGAACATGGCGTACTTTACGCCGCCCGACATGCCGGAGCGGAAGTACTACCTCTTCGGCCAGGGCGGGGCGCGGCGGCTCGCCGAAGACCTGGGCCTCCCACTCCTCGGCGAAGTCCCCATCGAGCAAGCCACGCGCGAGGCGGGCGACCGCGGCACGCCGATCGTGACCGCCCAGCCGGAGAGCGCGAGCGCGCAGGCGTTCCGGCGCATCGCCGAGCACGCCGCCGAGCAGGTCGCGGTCCGCAACGCCGACCTGCCGGCGACGCAGCCGATTGAAATCCTCTACCGCTGA
- the prmA gene encoding 50S ribosomal protein L11 methyltransferase — MKTVELVLRLPDRYHEFLIAELSDLDFESFTEEDGQIRAYVPANRWSAASREEIERWFRAHGLPDDAFEERMMRDENWNARWEATIRPHAVGRFLVKPTWAEVPPEHADKLLLEIDPKMSFGTGYHESTRLVLRFLPGLVRGGEQVLDAGTGTGVLALAALKLGAAAAIGFDIDPWARANAAENALLNGAAGQFEVREGALDVVPEVGFDLAFANINRNALEAMLPGLAAKLAPGGRLVLAGLLRTDRDTMTAAVRDAGLTLYDEATENEWWSVVATK; from the coding sequence ATGAAAACGGTTGAACTGGTCCTCCGCCTCCCGGACCGCTACCACGAGTTCCTCATCGCCGAACTGTCGGACCTGGACTTCGAGAGCTTCACCGAGGAAGACGGGCAGATCCGCGCCTACGTCCCCGCCAACCGCTGGAGCGCCGCGAGCCGCGAGGAGATCGAGCGCTGGTTCCGCGCCCACGGCCTCCCCGACGACGCGTTCGAGGAGCGGATGATGCGCGACGAGAACTGGAACGCGCGCTGGGAGGCCACCATCCGCCCGCATGCCGTCGGCCGCTTCCTCGTCAAGCCGACCTGGGCCGAGGTCCCGCCCGAGCACGCGGACAAGCTGCTCTTGGAGATCGATCCGAAAATGAGCTTCGGGACGGGCTACCACGAGAGCACGCGGCTCGTGCTCCGGTTCCTACCGGGCCTCGTCCGGGGCGGCGAGCAGGTCCTCGACGCGGGCACCGGCACGGGCGTCCTCGCCCTCGCTGCGCTCAAGCTCGGGGCCGCCGCCGCCATCGGGTTCGACATCGACCCCTGGGCGCGGGCGAACGCCGCCGAGAACGCACTCCTGAACGGTGCCGCCGGGCAGTTCGAGGTCCGCGAGGGCGCGCTCGACGTGGTGCCCGAGGTGGGGTTCGACCTCGCCTTCGCCAACATCAACCGCAACGCGCTGGAGGCGATGCTGCCCGGCCTCGCGGCGAAGCTCGCACCGGGCGGGCGGCTCGTCCTCGCCGGCCTGCTGCGGACAGACCGCGACACGATGACGGCCGCCGTCCGCGACGCCGGACTGACGCTGTACGACGAGGCCACCGAAAACGAATGGTGGAGCGTGGTAGCGACGAAGTAG
- a CDS encoding NifU family protein produces the protein MPDAVTHTDPALHQRIEETLDQIRPYLMADGGSVRLQNVTDSFVVELELLGACGTCPMSMMTLRAGIEQALKRSVPEVTRVEAVTPAAM, from the coding sequence ATGCCTGACGCTGTCACTCATACCGACCCCGCGCTCCACCAGCGCATCGAAGAGACGCTCGACCAGATCCGGCCCTACCTGATGGCCGATGGCGGGAGCGTCCGCCTCCAGAACGTCACCGACAGCTTCGTGGTCGAGCTCGAGCTGCTCGGCGCGTGCGGGACGTGCCCGATGAGCATGATGACCCTCCGCGCCGGGATCGAGCAGGCGCTCAAGCGCTCCGTGCCCGAGGTCACCCGCGTCGAGGCCGTCACGCCGGCCGCGATGTAG
- a CDS encoding nuclear transport factor 2 family protein — MSLRQHVDTLNQMILSGEILDAFEKYYAEDVVMSDNNQDHRRGKDVNREHEKQFVGGITAFHGAEVRNSAVHETGEGSGTAFSEWFMHFDHAAYGDDTRMEQVAVQEWKDGQIVRETFYHG, encoded by the coding sequence ATGTCCCTCCGCCAGCACGTAGACACGCTCAACCAGATGATCCTCAGCGGCGAGATCCTCGACGCGTTCGAGAAGTACTACGCCGAGGACGTCGTGATGAGCGACAACAACCAGGACCACCGCCGCGGCAAGGACGTGAACCGCGAGCACGAGAAGCAGTTCGTCGGCGGCATCACCGCCTTCCACGGGGCCGAGGTCCGCAACTCGGCCGTCCACGAGACCGGCGAGGGCAGCGGCACCGCCTTCTCGGAGTGGTTCATGCACTTCGACCACGCCGCCTACGGCGACGACACCCGCATGGAGCAGGTCGCCGTGCAGGAGTGGAAGGACGGCCAGATCGTCCGCGAGACCTTCTACCACGGCTAA
- a CDS encoding exopolyphosphatase: protein MTRIATIDVGTNTALLLVADVGGGRLEVVREADRYVRLGQGVDAEHRLAPEAMQRVIAALTDYKAIADDLGAEHVVIGATSASRDARNLGELTEQAARLGLDYQVISGEEEALWTFRAACSAYPDLDRVCVIDIGGGSTEVVAGRAAEGEPRRRSVDIGSVRLTERHFPELPPSAEAVQQAEAFAAEAFSGLRVEASLPLLGSSGTVRVLGALVHRQEPTAPVTAATVRAWRDRLLGLSAAEVLAVHPDLLAGRSDVYAAGLLLLDAFMQRFGFEAVRPSPRGLRHGLALRWMEQATSDE, encoded by the coding sequence ATGACCCGCATCGCCACGATCGACGTGGGCACCAACACCGCGCTCCTGCTCGTGGCCGACGTCGGCGGCGGGCGGCTGGAGGTCGTCCGCGAGGCCGACCGCTACGTCCGACTCGGGCAGGGCGTAGATGCCGAGCACCGCCTCGCGCCCGAGGCGATGCAGCGCGTCATAGCTGCGCTGACCGACTACAAGGCCATCGCCGACGACCTCGGGGCCGAGCACGTCGTGATCGGCGCGACGAGCGCCTCGCGCGACGCCCGCAACCTCGGCGAGTTGACGGAACAGGCCGCGCGGCTCGGCCTGGACTACCAGGTGATCTCGGGCGAGGAGGAGGCGCTCTGGACCTTCCGCGCCGCCTGCTCGGCCTACCCCGACCTCGACCGCGTCTGCGTGATCGACATCGGCGGCGGCTCGACCGAGGTCGTCGCCGGACGCGCTGCCGAGGGCGAGCCGCGCCGGAGGAGCGTGGACATTGGCTCCGTCCGCCTGACCGAGCGGCACTTCCCTGAGCTGCCGCCGTCGGCCGAGGCCGTGCAGCAAGCCGAGGCCTTCGCCGCCGAGGCTTTCTCCGGTCTGCGCGTCGAGGCGTCGCTCCCGCTCCTCGGCTCGTCGGGGACGGTCCGCGTCCTCGGCGCGCTCGTACATCGGCAGGAGCCGACGGCTCCGGTCACCGCTGCGACGGTGCGGGCGTGGCGCGACCGGCTCCTCGGCCTGTCCGCCGCCGAGGTGCTCGCTGTCCACCCGGACCTCCTCGCCGGCCGGTCCGACGTCTACGCCGCCGGCCTCCTCCTCCTCGACGCATTTATGCAGCGGTTCGGGTTCGAGGCCGTCCGCCCGAGCCCGCGCGGGCTGCGCCACGGCCTCGCGCTCCGGTGGATGGAGCAAGCGACGAGCGACGAATGA